The genomic segment TTTAGCGTGATTTGGTCAACGAAAAATACGATCTTTCAAACTAATAGGAGGATAAACGACGAGATACTCTGAAATATTTTTTATGCCACTTTCCTTTATGAGAGAAGAAAACAGCGATGCAAAGTAGACACTGTCAACATGATTGTGGACAAATTTAAAGCGATGAAGTTTTTTTTGCATATTCTCATCATACATTCGAGCCACCCAGATTTCTTCGAGCGAAAATCCTGGAATGGCTTTTTTATAGTGTCGCGATTTTTGCATTGGAGTGACGATGAAAAATCTCATACACACCATACCAAAGAAATGACTGGAGAAAGAAAAGCGTCGATATCAAAAAGAGATTGTATTGTCCTGAGAAAATAAAGTAGAAGTCCGCTATGCAAATAAAGAGAACGGAATTTATCGCGAGTATAAGTTCTTCGTTTTTGCCATAAAAATATCGTGCAAAAAGGAGGAGAATTCCGATAAAAATAAAGAGGCACACAAGAAGAAGCCAAAAATCAGGCGAGAGAACATAGAAAAAGACATACGCATAAAGTGCTGTCAAAACCAGCATATTGCCCGAAAAGAAAATCGGACTTCTCTGGGTATGGACATAGACCCACGACCAAAATACCAGAAGTATGATAAGCCCCAGAACAACCAGGTCTAAAGTGCCTTCTTCTCCTTGAAACAATAAATATAGCAGCACTGCCAGCACCCCCCATGAGACAAAAAGCAACGTATTACGTGTGTGCCAGACTGCATAAGGGGTATGCCCCACAGCCCGTGATCGTCTGAGTATTTGAGGAAGAAAAAGATATACTCCCGCAAGAGTTATGATAGAGAGCAAAAGCGTG from the Candidatus Gracilibacteria bacterium genome contains:
- a CDS encoding phosphoribosyltransferase family protein, yielding MRFFIVTPMQKSRHYKKAIPGFSLEEIWVARMYDENMQKKLHRFKFVHNHVDSVYFASLFSSLIKESGIKNISEYLVVYPPISLKDRIFRGPNHAKKLATLCVKTTEANTIFCPLKKKFFAGHQSRRTKSERKQIQSEIFLKKHQEVFLKNKDILIIDDLITTGHTAHTMGKLLKQAGARTVQGLFLSSKKV